The following coding sequences are from one bacterium SCSIO 12741 window:
- a CDS encoding T9SS type A sorting domain-containing protein has product MKALNLILTVFLFFAGCFTLNASHISSGALQYDYVGPGSVPGTHKYRVRAEIFRDCAGANFTNNNVVLTATAGSSVTTYTLNRVVYVAKPGMRPANFGNRDITDLCSAKSSRCASTSNVSGVESHMFEGEITVGSAQLLTLTFTTPCCRAGSINTTSNTGTYTATLHKNKFPKNSSPRLYDWALPKKVIYTGQNFSYAIGAYDPDGDKLTYEMACIGTPKSPYTCQQPILGLKLDTATGIMSFNTTVSGNFLAGVWIKEYDECGELKGQVLREIEFSSYIGTNSVPELITSQMNLSNGTSKSNFKVETCNGNLITFSDSIVDANASDSVRVYCDVADRLPGAHYSVSHPSSNIALVTYTIPAVSIIGKTGNRFFHVRFTDDRCDYPGTNYAVHEVAILPGAKITGNPKACKGSGVQLKAVGGVHYTWTSLSGDPLLVGSNFFPDTLNQDTAGSIKFKPTQNTLLQVKIDRLSTCDSLSPICSVYDTILVQPEDSFSLSTSPNQVLCNTQSGSLSAIPSQPALGYSYRWTPADLLNSDTVANPTFSGITTPTTFHVEVYSDSGCHRVDSIQIQPNPLFPIGMKAMASDTLICQSATIDLQVYKGSPQYSCQTNAHCYGNNQTITIGSGNLNNSGSSLNYPVIYASNKISSKTILMYSAADLKNRGMQSGPINSISWRIKKMASANPAFNNFTIRMGCTSASAITGQSFPTGLVEVYSPKSYTPQLGWNDHTLDNPYAWDGQSNLYVEICWENTTGIADDHEMAFDAVNYASSGYYYQLFNWNPKACLMPNYSAGFPIGYLPQTRFGTCQGVRSTRYTYDWHPKIGGGFVGGSTGDSVQVQANLATAQQYYVVISDSLNPACKDTSYLNLHVVSQYNATPDSINPVCFDRAPSQLTAPTPGGVWKGAGITDSIHGVWNPKIAGIGSHWILYSVTGDACANQDSVLAVVKDYPDGRILTDSLCVGSADTIENKLTPFVPGGYMSGLGVDSVFTTNGKVYYIDGSAYHPITYPEDTVWIRHRINDACVTDTTVGVRILPEWNSTYLGVLNQGTPYVVHSFCTAADHADSLAVGGSNGLWSCIEVPSAMVDPQNGVFDPRLLIDGSYTLKVENNGFCGSSNTIPISVVSPPEIAIAGKIWCKDSCNNPAFQLFTDTLKLYVPKGINAGGTGDIQLGVPGNDTLVSYASKQATGWPNAVNDVQFNFWDGGSWMPLPHIGRYRPCNLPVGVKNKISYQFPIAYRSAIPDSLCYSTDSAFVARIDCDTTTSIMEEFGTPWSMRLAPNPAYDHLTISVHPEIKEWKISGYNMLGVQLFYLDSKEYSNHQILIETHELPTGNYMIRMESGGSTRYEKLVIGSK; this is encoded by the coding sequence ATGAAAGCTCTTAATCTTATCCTTACTGTTTTCCTATTTTTTGCAGGTTGTTTTACCCTAAACGCCTCTCACATTTCTTCCGGTGCTCTTCAGTACGATTATGTTGGTCCCGGCTCCGTACCTGGTACCCATAAGTACCGTGTTAGAGCTGAGATTTTCAGAGATTGTGCCGGAGCCAATTTCACGAACAACAATGTAGTTTTAACGGCAACCGCCGGTAGTAGCGTAACGACCTATACTCTAAATCGGGTTGTGTATGTTGCCAAACCCGGAATGCGTCCTGCAAATTTCGGAAACCGCGACATAACCGATTTGTGCTCGGCCAAAAGCTCTCGATGCGCCTCTACTTCTAATGTTTCAGGAGTCGAGTCGCATATGTTTGAAGGAGAAATAACCGTGGGTTCCGCTCAACTGCTCACCCTTACCTTTACCACCCCCTGCTGCCGTGCGGGAAGTATAAACACAACTTCAAATACCGGAACGTACACCGCCACTTTACACAAAAACAAGTTCCCTAAAAACAGTAGTCCCCGATTGTATGACTGGGCACTTCCAAAAAAAGTAATCTACACCGGCCAAAACTTTTCCTATGCTATTGGGGCTTATGATCCCGATGGAGACAAATTGACTTACGAAATGGCCTGTATAGGAACACCAAAATCACCTTATACCTGTCAGCAACCTATACTTGGACTCAAGCTGGATACAGCAACAGGAATCATGAGTTTCAACACTACCGTTTCTGGTAATTTCTTGGCTGGAGTCTGGATCAAAGAATACGACGAATGTGGTGAGCTAAAAGGCCAGGTACTTCGAGAAATTGAATTTTCTTCCTATATCGGTACCAATAGTGTTCCTGAGCTGATCACCAGTCAAATGAACCTCAGCAACGGCACCTCGAAGAGCAACTTTAAGGTAGAAACCTGCAACGGTAATCTGATTACGTTTTCCGACTCGATTGTAGACGCTAATGCTTCCGACTCAGTTCGGGTATATTGTGATGTAGCCGATCGTTTACCGGGTGCTCATTATTCCGTTAGCCACCCCTCTTCCAACATTGCCCTAGTAACTTATACCATCCCCGCGGTATCGATTATCGGGAAAACTGGGAATCGGTTTTTCCATGTTCGATTTACAGATGATCGATGCGATTACCCCGGAACAAATTATGCCGTTCATGAAGTAGCCATTCTTCCAGGGGCTAAAATAACCGGTAACCCAAAAGCCTGTAAGGGAAGTGGTGTTCAGCTAAAAGCCGTGGGTGGAGTGCACTACACCTGGACCAGTCTTTCAGGTGACCCTCTTCTTGTTGGAAGCAATTTCTTTCCAGATACCTTGAATCAGGATACAGCCGGAAGTATCAAATTTAAACCTACTCAAAACACTTTACTCCAGGTTAAAATTGACCGCCTTAGTACATGCGACTCCCTATCACCGATCTGCAGCGTATACGATACAATTCTGGTTCAACCCGAAGATAGTTTTAGCCTTAGCACTTCGCCAAACCAGGTATTGTGTAATACGCAATCCGGCAGCCTGAGTGCGATTCCTTCACAACCTGCTTTAGGATATTCCTACCGATGGACTCCTGCCGATTTACTCAATTCTGATACCGTTGCCAACCCCACCTTTAGTGGAATAACCACCCCTACCACCTTTCATGTAGAAGTGTATTCCGATTCAGGTTGTCATCGAGTAGATTCCATTCAGATTCAACCTAACCCCTTGTTTCCAATAGGCATGAAAGCCATGGCATCTGATACGCTTATCTGTCAGTCCGCAACGATCGATTTGCAGGTGTACAAGGGATCACCGCAATACTCGTGTCAAACCAACGCCCACTGTTACGGAAACAATCAAACCATTACCATTGGATCAGGAAACCTAAATAATTCTGGAAGTTCACTAAACTATCCAGTGATTTATGCCTCGAATAAGATTTCCAGTAAAACCATTTTGATGTACTCCGCGGCAGATTTAAAGAATCGAGGAATGCAATCCGGGCCCATCAATTCGATCTCCTGGAGAATCAAAAAAATGGCTTCGGCAAATCCCGCCTTTAACAACTTTACCATTCGCATGGGTTGTACTTCGGCTTCGGCAATAACGGGTCAATCCTTTCCAACCGGCTTAGTTGAAGTGTATTCCCCAAAGTCCTATACACCTCAATTAGGATGGAATGACCACACCCTTGACAATCCTTATGCCTGGGATGGTCAATCCAATTTATACGTAGAGATTTGCTGGGAAAATACCACCGGTATTGCAGATGATCATGAAATGGCTTTTGACGCAGTCAACTATGCCTCTTCTGGCTATTATTACCAGCTTTTTAATTGGAATCCTAAGGCTTGTCTTATGCCCAATTATTCCGCAGGATTTCCGATAGGCTACCTACCCCAAACCCGATTTGGTACCTGCCAGGGAGTGCGATCTACCCGATACACCTACGATTGGCATCCCAAAATAGGTGGTGGCTTTGTTGGCGGAAGTACCGGCGACAGCGTTCAGGTACAGGCGAACCTGGCTACCGCACAACAATACTACGTTGTGATCTCCGACAGCTTAAATCCAGCCTGTAAAGACACTTCTTATCTCAACCTTCACGTGGTATCGCAATACAATGCTACCCCTGATTCAATAAACCCCGTTTGTTTTGATCGGGCTCCCTCTCAACTAACCGCTCCTACCCCTGGTGGAGTTTGGAAGGGCGCAGGAATTACCGATTCTATTCATGGCGTTTGGAACCCCAAAATTGCTGGAATAGGGTCGCATTGGATTCTCTACTCTGTAACGGGAGATGCCTGTGCAAATCAGGACAGTGTTTTGGCCGTTGTCAAGGATTATCCGGACGGAAGAATATTAACCGACTCCTTATGCGTTGGCTCGGCGGACACCATTGAAAACAAACTGACACCGTTTGTTCCCGGAGGATATATGAGTGGACTCGGAGTAGATTCCGTCTTCACAACGAACGGAAAAGTCTACTACATAGACGGGTCGGCCTACCACCCCATCACCTATCCAGAAGACACCGTTTGGATCAGACACCGAATTAATGATGCCTGTGTTACCGACACCACTGTTGGCGTGCGAATTCTTCCAGAGTGGAACAGCACCTATTTGGGTGTGTTGAACCAGGGAACTCCCTACGTAGTACACAGCTTCTGTACAGCTGCCGATCACGCTGATTCGCTTGCAGTAGGAGGAAGTAATGGACTATGGAGCTGTATTGAAGTGCCCAGCGCCATGGTTGATCCTCAAAACGGGGTATTTGATCCTCGTCTATTGATCGATGGAAGCTACACCCTCAAAGTAGAAAACAATGGATTTTGCGGGAGCAGCAACACCATTCCTATCTCCGTAGTTAGTCCTCCTGAAATTGCCATCGCAGGAAAAATCTGGTGTAAAGATTCTTGTAATAACCCCGCATTTCAGCTATTCACAGACACCCTTAAACTTTACGTACCTAAGGGAATTAATGCAGGTGGAACCGGTGATATTCAATTGGGAGTTCCTGGAAATGACACCCTGGTGAGCTATGCCTCCAAACAAGCAACCGGATGGCCCAATGCGGTCAATGATGTTCAATTCAACTTTTGGGATGGTGGAAGCTGGATGCCTTTGCCTCATATTGGACGTTACCGTCCATGCAACTTACCTGTGGGAGTAAAGAATAAAATCTCCTACCAATTCCCCATTGCCTACCGCAGTGCGATTCCAGATTCGCTCTGCTATTCTACAGATTCTGCTTTCGTTGCGCGAATAGATTGTGATACCACCACGTCAATAATGGAAGAATTTGGCACTCCGTGGTCGATGCGATTGGCTCCAAATCCGGCTTATGATCACCTTACGATAAGTGTACATCCGGAGATTAAAGAATGGAAAATATCCGGGTACAACATGCTTGGCGTCCAGCTCTTTTATTTGGACTCTAAAGAATACAGCAACCACCAAATATTAATTGAAACTCATGAATTACCTACAGGGAATTATATGATTAGAATGGAGTCGGGGGGATCTACCCGATATGAAAAGCTCGTGATTGGCTCAAAATAG